Proteins encoded by one window of Mariniplasma anaerobium:
- a CDS encoding IMPACT family protein — MKYIKDIQTHQIIIDKSIFIGILFPLYEIDDIKKNIAKAKEMFPKASHYCSASLFGEGLEHATSSDDGEPSRTAGIPILEVLRHHDVTNLLCVVVRFYGGTKLGAGGLIRAYSKATSEVLNIQKFYEKKEMKGFEIVFDYPLIQTMDQLIESITYVKEKMFLEHVTYQLYFKEKNVSIFDDIKHQFISIHPLDEKTLWIPYTTKKE, encoded by the coding sequence ATGAAATATATCAAAGATATACAAACACATCAAATCATCATAGATAAGTCAATATTTATTGGCATATTATTTCCATTATATGAAATTGATGATATCAAAAAGAATATCGCAAAAGCTAAAGAGATGTTTCCTAAAGCATCTCATTATTGTAGTGCGTCATTATTTGGAGAAGGGCTTGAGCATGCCACTTCATCAGATGATGGTGAACCTTCAAGAACAGCTGGAATTCCAATTTTAGAAGTCTTAAGACATCATGATGTAACCAATTTATTGTGTGTTGTCGTTCGATTTTATGGAGGAACTAAATTAGGTGCTGGTGGCTTGATTAGAGCATATTCAAAAGCTACTTCTGAAGTGTTAAACATTCAAAAATTTTATGAAAAAAAAGAAATGAAGGGTTTTGAGATTGTATTTGATTATCCACTTATTCAAACAATGGATCAACTGATAGAATCAATTACTTATGTTAAAGAGAAAATGTTTTTAGAGCATGTTACTTATCAACTCTATTTTAAAGAAAAAAATGTTTCAATTTTCGATGATATAAAACATCAATTTATATCCATTCATCCATTAGATGAAAAAACATTATGGATACCTTATACAACAAAAAAAGAATAA
- a CDS encoding DegV family protein, whose translation MNKKLIVDTSTGGLDYYPFNHDIEVLRIKIFLDEKEYLDGSELKAEEFYKILREQPELIPKTSQPSVGDVISFFEDLYEKGYDEFYVTTLSSKLSGTHNSIVLASKELKDKMNIHVFDTLTVCFSEGLFALEADKMLKSGKSFEQIDEVLLQMREHNTIFFAVDSLSYLVKNGRLSNAQAFVGKLLKIKPILQVQETGHIVSIEKIRNIKKALESITAKIKAYANGREFEAYILYTGNPKLKAHFIEIIKTELGLENLYESPSTPVVGAHIGPDVCGIGIFLK comes from the coding sequence ATGAATAAAAAATTAATTGTAGATACGTCAACAGGTGGTCTAGATTACTATCCTTTTAATCATGATATAGAAGTATTAAGAATTAAAATATTTCTAGATGAAAAAGAGTATTTAGATGGGTCAGAATTAAAAGCAGAAGAATTTTATAAAATCTTAAGAGAACAACCAGAACTCATTCCAAAGACATCACAACCTTCAGTTGGAGATGTTATTAGTTTTTTTGAAGATCTTTACGAAAAAGGGTATGATGAATTTTATGTAACGACATTATCTTCTAAACTTAGTGGAACACATAATTCTATTGTCTTAGCTTCAAAAGAATTAAAAGATAAAATGAACATTCATGTTTTTGATACGTTAACAGTTTGTTTTTCTGAAGGATTATTTGCATTAGAAGCTGATAAAATGTTAAAATCAGGAAAATCTTTTGAGCAAATCGATGAGGTTCTACTTCAAATGAGAGAGCATAATACTATCTTTTTTGCGGTTGACTCACTATCTTATTTGGTAAAAAATGGCAGATTATCTAATGCACAAGCGTTTGTCGGAAAGTTATTAAAGATCAAACCAATTTTACAAGTTCAAGAAACTGGACATATAGTATCTATTGAAAAAATTAGAAATATTAAAAAAGCATTAGAATCAATTACTGCCAAAATTAAAGCATACGCAAATGGTAGAGAATTTGAAGCATATATACTATATACTGGAAATCCTAAACTTAAAGCCCATTTTATAGAAATCATTAAAACTGAACTTGGGCTCGAAAATTTATATGAATCGCCTTCTACACCAGTAGTAGGGGCGCATATAGGACCAGATGTATGTGGCATAGGTATATTTTTAAAATAA
- a CDS encoding CCA tRNA nucleotidyltransferase, with the protein MSTIKTAKGVLYELKKAGYEAYIVGGAVRDYLLRMPINDVDITTNARPHQVNKIFRTIPTGLKYGTLTVLYKDEKFEVTTYRIDGEYQDDRHPDNVTFSEDVQEDVKRRDFTINGLLLSDKQEIIDFVEGQKDLKAKLIRTIGDPHQRFNEDALRMMRAFYFQSKLGFQIETQTRDAIFELKDNLKNVAMERIVNEMIKIIQGEHAKRAFKSMVTTQVHEVLPGLKKGIEHILTMDDMPFVDSFFALCFTLNDGIVPQEWTFSNKHRHRYQQAAVLARKTKVFDAYYLYTYGIDLCLLANKVNFMLDRSKNLKSEIEETYQNLPIQSELDLKLRATEMIEITGKKAGAWLKDMQHQMVLAVLKKEMKNDKESLIEFLNKNIK; encoded by the coding sequence ATGAGTACAATAAAAACCGCTAAAGGCGTTTTATACGAATTAAAAAAAGCAGGATATGAAGCATATATAGTTGGTGGTGCCGTTAGGGACTATCTTTTAAGAATGCCAATTAATGATGTAGACATAACAACAAATGCTAGACCACATCAAGTCAATAAAATCTTTAGAACAATTCCAACAGGATTAAAATATGGAACTCTAACTGTTTTATATAAAGATGAAAAATTTGAAGTTACAACCTATCGTATTGATGGTGAGTATCAAGATGATCGTCATCCTGATAATGTAACATTTAGTGAAGATGTTCAAGAAGATGTGAAAAGAAGAGATTTTACCATTAATGGACTTCTTTTATCAGATAAACAAGAAATCATTGATTTTGTTGAAGGACAAAAGGATCTTAAAGCTAAGTTGATTAGAACTATTGGAGATCCACATCAAAGATTTAATGAAGATGCACTTAGAATGATGAGAGCTTTTTATTTCCAATCAAAATTAGGATTTCAAATAGAAACTCAAACTAGAGATGCAATCTTTGAATTAAAAGATAATTTAAAAAATGTTGCGATGGAAAGAATCGTTAATGAGATGATTAAGATTATCCAAGGTGAACATGCAAAAAGAGCATTCAAATCGATGGTCACAACGCAAGTACATGAAGTTCTACCGGGTCTTAAAAAAGGTATAGAACATATACTTACAATGGATGATATGCCATTTGTAGACTCCTTTTTCGCGCTATGCTTCACTTTAAATGATGGTATTGTTCCGCAAGAATGGACGTTTTCAAACAAACATAGACACAGATACCAACAAGCAGCAGTGCTTGCTAGAAAGACTAAAGTTTTTGATGCATATTATTTATATACCTATGGCATTGATTTATGTTTGTTAGCAAATAAAGTTAATTTCATGTTAGATCGTTCTAAAAATTTAAAATCAGAAATAGAAGAAACATATCAAAATTTACCTATTCAATCAGAGCTTGACTTAAAACTAAGAGCAACTGAAATGATTGAGATTACAGGTAAAAAAGCAGGTGCATGGTTAAAAGACATGCAACATCAAATGGTTTTAGCAGTATTAAAAAAAGAAATGAAAAATGATAAGGAAAGCTTAATTGAATTTCTTAACAAAAATATAAAGTAG
- a CDS encoding HD domain-containing protein — protein MDLKENEIYKIIGKVENVNTGAHFSNTTVLKKDGTHVNIKLEFEQLQDIKMGKIYEFEALAVVKVEDELVLKLQSIKDIEDVLEADELSELLDYFYVYAPIPMVEIKKGIEGFLSKIENKALHEITKTIYDKHKKTFYMHPAATKFHHAYVGGLSYHTFTMLKLIDPFLEVYKYLNKDLLYAATLLHDMSKISEISGVDGEYTKEGLLIGHLVMQTIDVDQVAKQLGYEDLEEVLILKHMILSHHGQLHYGSPKKPQTGEALLLWFIDTIDSKFTVLGEVLDTTLEGQFTQMVSVLDKMRFYKPKL, from the coding sequence ATGGATTTAAAAGAAAATGAAATATACAAAATTATAGGAAAAGTAGAAAATGTTAACACAGGTGCACATTTTTCAAATACAACAGTTTTGAAAAAAGATGGCACACATGTAAATATTAAATTAGAATTTGAACAACTTCAAGATATTAAAATGGGTAAAATTTATGAGTTTGAAGCTTTAGCAGTCGTAAAAGTAGAAGATGAACTTGTTTTAAAACTACAATCAATTAAAGATATTGAAGATGTATTAGAAGCAGATGAATTATCAGAACTCTTAGATTACTTTTATGTTTACGCACCCATTCCAATGGTTGAGATAAAAAAAGGGATTGAAGGATTCTTATCTAAAATAGAAAATAAAGCTTTACATGAGATAACAAAGACGATATATGATAAACACAAAAAAACTTTTTATATGCATCCAGCAGCAACTAAGTTTCATCATGCGTATGTAGGTGGATTAAGTTATCATACATTTACAATGTTAAAACTCATTGATCCATTTTTAGAAGTATATAAGTATTTAAACAAAGACTTGTTATATGCAGCAACATTACTACATGATATGTCAAAAATTAGTGAAATCTCTGGAGTAGATGGAGAATATACAAAAGAAGGCTTATTGATAGGGCACCTAGTGATGCAAACCATTGATGTTGATCAAGTTGCAAAACAATTAGGATATGAAGACTTAGAAGAAGTCTTAATCTTAAAACATATGATTTTATCCCATCATGGACAACTTCATTATGGATCTCCTAAAAAGCCGCAAACTGGAGAAGCTCTACTCTTATGGTTTATTGATACAATCGATTCTAAGTTTACTGTCTTAGGAGAAGTTCTAGATACAACCTTAGAAGGACAATTTACGCAAATGGTAAGTGTCTTAGATAAAATGAGATTTTATAAACCCAAATTGTAA
- a CDS encoding IS30 family transposase — protein sequence MNYIHLTIEERTCIYQLWLSGVSIRQISKAVKRSPSTISRELKRNECGYRYKYLPHIAQKKYEKRRIKCHRPVKICPFIKKYIEDKLNQQWSPEQIAKRKNGQPENSPCFSTIYRWIHKKYLIRGEIWRLRRKGKFKRPAETRGRFNIGKTIKKRPKEVYKRHTLGHWEADTVESGRVNFQRKSKYCFVTLAERKSRLYLVKLLPDRTSENVTAAIIELLSQFPPELVKTITCDRGKEFAKYKDIEESLNCQMYFTDPYCAWQKGTNENSNGLLREYYPKGMDLSQTNDVEVLNVLTRLNNRPRKCINFKTPLEVINESYDALHLN from the coding sequence ATGAACTACATACATCTTACCATAGAAGAAAGAACTTGTATATATCAGTTATGGCTCTCAGGGGTGAGCATTAGACAAATTAGCAAAGCAGTAAAAAGAAGTCCTAGTACAATATCTAGGGAGTTAAAGAGGAATGAATGTGGATATCGCTATAAATACTTACCTCATATTGCGCAAAAGAAATATGAAAAGCGTCGAATCAAATGTCATAGACCAGTAAAAATATGTCCATTTATCAAAAAGTACATTGAAGATAAACTAAATCAACAATGGTCACCAGAGCAAATAGCAAAACGAAAAAATGGACAACCTGAAAATTCCCCTTGTTTTTCAACTATCTATAGATGGATACATAAAAAATATCTTATACGAGGAGAGATATGGAGATTGAGACGAAAAGGTAAATTCAAACGACCTGCAGAAACAAGAGGTCGCTTCAACATAGGTAAAACAATAAAAAAACGTCCTAAAGAGGTCTATAAGAGACATACGTTAGGACATTGGGAAGCCGATACTGTGGAATCTGGAAGAGTGAATTTTCAACGAAAAAGCAAGTATTGTTTCGTAACACTTGCCGAGCGTAAATCAAGACTGTACCTTGTTAAACTACTACCCGATAGAACAAGCGAGAATGTTACAGCAGCTATTATTGAATTACTATCACAATTCCCACCTGAATTAGTGAAAACAATCACATGTGATCGCGGTAAAGAATTTGCTAAATATAAAGATATTGAAGAAAGTTTAAATTGTCAGATGTATTTCACTGATCCTTACTGTGCATGGCAAAAAGGAACTAATGAAAATTCAAATGGTTTATTAAGAGAATACTATCCAAAGGGTATGGATCTTTCACAAACTAACGATGTAGAAGTACTTAATGTATTAACTCGTCTAAATAATAGACCTAGAAAATGCATCAACTTTAAAACTCCATTAGAAGTGATCAATGAATCTTATGATGCGTTGCACTTGAATTGA
- a CDS encoding MBL fold metallo-hydrolase, with translation MEIYVLASGSKGNMTYLKVGHIKLFVDAGISYKRIREKMEAYDQDLYDVKSILITHEHSDHVTGLRLLLKNKIIEDVYLTSGTYEALSDEVKILIKNVHIIKSEDTFDVLGLKVSTFMVSHDANQPVGYVIEDGSKKVCFVNDTGYVDQVYYDLLSNADCYLLEANHHPTKLMQSPRPFLLKKRILGERGHLSNDDAAWLINRFVNNKDSKWIVTHISEDCNSVLDIEESIVKAFDDPTKVEVFYATKDGLPVIKI, from the coding sequence GTGGAAATATACGTTTTAGCCAGTGGTTCAAAAGGAAATATGACCTACTTAAAAGTAGGGCATATTAAATTATTTGTTGATGCAGGCATAAGTTATAAAAGAATTAGAGAAAAAATGGAAGCTTATGATCAAGATTTATATGACGTAAAAAGCATATTAATTACGCATGAACACTCTGATCATGTGACGGGCTTAAGATTGTTGTTAAAAAATAAAATAATCGAAGATGTTTATCTTACATCTGGAACATATGAAGCATTAAGTGATGAGGTTAAAATCTTGATTAAAAATGTGCATATTATTAAGTCTGAAGACACCTTTGATGTCTTAGGATTGAAAGTTAGTACATTTATGGTTTCTCATGATGCAAACCAGCCAGTTGGATATGTTATTGAAGATGGTTCTAAAAAAGTGTGTTTTGTTAATGATACAGGTTATGTAGATCAAGTCTATTATGATTTGTTAAGTAATGCAGATTGTTATTTGTTAGAAGCCAATCATCATCCAACAAAACTAATGCAATCTCCAAGACCTTTTTTACTTAAAAAAAGGATTTTAGGAGAACGTGGTCATTTATCAAATGATGACGCAGCATGGCTTATAAACCGCTTTGTTAACAATAAAGATAGTAAGTGGATTGTTACTCATATTTCTGAAGATTGTAATTCAGTACTAGATATAGAAGAATCTATTGTTAAAGCATTTGATGACCCCACTAAAGTTGAGGTCTTTTATGCAACAAAAGATGGACTACCGGTGATAAAAATATGA
- a CDS encoding 23S rRNA (pseudouridine(1915)-N(3))-methyltransferase RlmH: MIKLIVVGKMNHKYLNEGISYYKKQLPVDLDIIEVKDEKNIEGMKLEGQYILSKIKESDVVVVLAINGKILDSIGFSKMIEDVNTYQQGDLVFVIGGSYGLSPEVYQRANQKISFSKMTFPHQLMRLILVEQIYRGFMIMKNHPYHK; the protein is encoded by the coding sequence ATGATAAAATTAATAGTAGTAGGTAAAATGAATCATAAGTATCTAAATGAAGGTATAAGTTATTATAAGAAACAACTACCGGTTGATCTTGATATCATTGAAGTTAAAGATGAAAAAAATATTGAAGGTATGAAGCTTGAAGGACAATATATCTTAAGTAAGATTAAAGAATCTGATGTAGTTGTTGTATTAGCTATTAATGGAAAGATCTTAGATAGTATTGGTTTTTCAAAAATGATTGAAGATGTCAACACATATCAACAAGGAGATTTGGTTTTTGTGATTGGGGGATCTTATGGTTTGAGTCCTGAAGTTTATCAGAGAGCAAACCAAAAGATATCATTTTCAAAAATGACATTTCCTCATCAATTGATGAGATTAATATTGGTAGAACAAATTTATCGTGGGTTCATGATTATGAAAAATCACCCATATCATAAGTAG
- a CDS encoding HAD family hydrolase — MFKKKYIFWDFNGTVLDDKRLCYDILNQMLEESGRKKVTLKDYLMIFDFPVKNYYAKVYDLEETPFEVLSKRFIELYQPSSYNEKLHKGILDSLFYYKSMGVKNILLSASEKKNLDQQINHFSIGHYFDDVLGTTNTHGESKIGVAKAYVEKHKINPKDAIIIGDTLHDAEVAESLGMDVILYTKGHQHKSRLKKYKTIDNFYELSEIINKK; from the coding sequence GTGTTTAAGAAAAAGTATATATTTTGGGATTTCAATGGGACAGTTTTAGATGATAAGAGATTATGTTATGACATCTTAAATCAAATGCTAGAAGAAAGTGGAAGAAAAAAAGTAACATTAAAAGATTATTTAATGATATTTGATTTTCCTGTGAAGAATTATTACGCAAAAGTATATGATTTAGAAGAAACACCATTTGAAGTATTATCAAAAAGGTTTATAGAATTATATCAACCAAGTAGTTATAATGAAAAATTGCATAAAGGTATTTTAGATTCTCTGTTTTATTATAAATCTATGGGAGTCAAAAATATATTGTTATCCGCATCAGAGAAAAAGAATTTAGATCAACAAATTAATCACTTTAGTATTGGTCATTATTTTGATGATGTCCTAGGGACAACTAATACCCATGGAGAATCTAAAATTGGTGTTGCTAAAGCTTATGTTGAAAAACATAAGATTAATCCAAAAGACGCAATCATCATTGGTGATACGCTTCATGATGCAGAGGTTGCGGAAAGTTTAGGCATGGATGTGATTTTATATACTAAAGGACATCAACACAAATCGAGATTGAAAAAATATAAAACCATTGATAACTTTTATGAGTTAAGTGAGATTATCAATAAAAAATAA
- a CDS encoding endonuclease I family protein — MYSVSVGDTIDYSGYSDFSSYETVVDENFSNQADTSIPGTYVETYEASNGTGGIEVIEVTVLVLSSYYDQAVGLYGNDLLLSLRTIINSNTTMTSYEDATTMLAATDVDPNNSNNLILVYLGTSVDSTWDSGTTWNREHVWPQSLLGVTASGTNAASDLHNLKPANPSTNSSRGNKYFDNTTTSESYAPRDEVKGDIARILFYMEVMYDIYNLINGTPEVYQMAMLDTLVAWHDFDPVDTFESHRNDTIFGFQGNRNPFIDYPDFYQMIYDETLTN; from the coding sequence GTGTATTCAGTTTCTGTAGGGGATACAATCGATTACTCTGGTTATAGTGACTTTTCATCATACGAAACAGTTGTAGATGAAAACTTTTCAAATCAAGCAGACACAAGCATACCTGGTACGTATGTTGAAACTTATGAAGCATCAAATGGTACAGGCGGCATAGAAGTTATAGAAGTTACAGTATTAGTACTAAGTTCTTACTATGATCAAGCAGTTGGCCTTTACGGAAATGATTTACTTCTATCTCTAAGAACCATTATCAACTCTAATACAACAATGACTTCTTACGAAGATGCTACTACAATGTTAGCGGCTACAGATGTAGATCCTAACAATTCAAACAATCTTATCTTAGTTTATCTAGGAACATCAGTTGATAGCACATGGGATAGCGGAACTACTTGGAATAGAGAACACGTTTGGCCACAATCTCTACTAGGAGTTACTGCTAGTGGTACAAATGCTGCTTCTGACTTACACAATTTAAAGCCTGCTAATCCTAGTACAAATTCATCAAGAGGTAATAAATACTTTGATAACACAACAACATCTGAGTCTTATGCACCTAGAGATGAAGTAAAAGGCGATATCGCAAGAATCCTATTTTATATGGAAGTTATGTATGATATATACAATCTAATTAATGGTACACCAGAAGTCTATCAAATGGCTATGTTAGATACATTAGTTGCATGGCATGACTTTGATCCTGTAGATACTTTCGAGTCACATAGAAATGATACAATATTTGGATTTCAAGGTAATAGAAATCCATTCATAGATTATCCTGATTTTTATCAAATGATTTATGATGAAACATTAACTAATTAA
- a CDS encoding InlB B-repeat-containing protein, producing MKKILTFFVILGLIIPFLPLNLKADGIANIDVSITYIFEEGNEVESDLLDQVYGSTITPTPASLAGYTFKYWVVNGIVRADLPENNTFYVTSSMNLVGLYSPDATNVVVYMDSNGKILSTEYLADGFTGTPPTTNLPTKPGLTIADPAWKNMVTNSTSLVITDDSVFALQYVSASADTYTLTVDGTLEGTYAHNAVATLVAAPTQGADTFSHWEENGVVLSRSLQYTFTMLNDRVITKVYLNVPLIDNALVTLSPDLEIRDGYHTYLGQFYIPAAYDIVEYGFLIHTDNTLDLTINTPGVTIAKANSLNPLTNEFMVSFLTGSHMNAKAYVIYDTGLALVEVYSSNSNIYLDWTIENFDEYPETSTSYNTGTFTSSTTNVIWDYTNSAGAQTIDGKSITLSGSSASLEATIPNGISDFKIDFRKAFSTDTGLKLFINDILVATSEKSTGDIVVFEVNNLDTEGTFTIKLIGDVKQTVIDNLSWVSYGPVTGFSPVINNTSDDTITEGDTYDPLVNVTASDVEDGDLTSEITYIAKDNLDNVIPQPIDFSSLLFGDYTITYSVVDSDSNTTEVIINLTILEPVHYTVDFIENGGSAVADQSIVNGSLATEPADPTKTDFYFSGWFTDDTTFLVPYSFETIVSEDTTLYARWTPNGYSYDLFISEYIEGSGTTRALEIYNNTGSTINLANYSIRQYNNGSSTISYELSLPDFDLLHGQTYVIYHTSSVEAITTAAQTADGYLGTSVSAINFNGDDAIALAKSGTNVDVIGKIGVDPGSSWTASLVSTANMTLVRKATILNGDSDGSNDFDPSIEWIAYATDTADYLGSHTVGE from the coding sequence ATGAAAAAGATTCTCACTTTTTTTGTTATATTAGGGTTAATTATTCCTTTTTTACCGCTTAATCTTAAAGCTGATGGAATAGCTAACATTGATGTATCAATTACTTATATCTTTGAAGAAGGAAATGAAGTTGAATCTGATCTTTTAGATCAAGTTTATGGTAGTACCATTACACCTACACCAGCTAGTTTAGCTGGATATACATTTAAATATTGGGTAGTAAATGGTATAGTTCGAGCAGATCTACCAGAAAATAATACATTTTATGTCACTTCTTCTATGAATTTAGTTGGTCTTTATAGTCCAGACGCAACCAATGTTGTTGTATACATGGATTCAAATGGCAAAATCTTGTCAACTGAATATCTTGCAGATGGATTTACTGGAACTCCACCAACAACTAATCTTCCAACTAAACCAGGATTAACCATAGCAGATCCTGCATGGAAAAACATGGTTACTAATAGTACTAGTTTAGTTATTACAGATGATAGTGTATTTGCACTTCAATATGTGTCTGCATCAGCAGATACATATACTTTAACTGTTGATGGAACCCTAGAAGGTACTTACGCACACAATGCAGTTGCTACATTAGTCGCAGCTCCAACACAAGGTGCTGATACTTTTAGTCACTGGGAAGAAAATGGAGTTGTTTTAAGCAGAAGCTTACAGTATACATTTACAATGTTAAATGATCGAGTTATAACTAAAGTATATTTGAATGTTCCTTTAATTGATAATGCTTTGGTCACTTTAAGTCCTGACTTAGAAATAAGGGATGGTTATCATACATATTTAGGACAATTTTACATACCTGCAGCATATGACATCGTTGAATATGGTTTTTTAATTCACACTGATAATACATTAGATTTGACGATAAACACACCTGGCGTGACTATAGCAAAAGCAAACAGCTTAAACCCACTTACAAATGAGTTTATGGTTAGTTTCCTTACGGGTTCACACATGAACGCAAAAGCTTATGTTATTTATGATACTGGTCTAGCATTAGTTGAAGTTTATAGTTCAAATTCAAATATTTATTTGGATTGGACTATTGAAAATTTCGATGAATATCCCGAAACAAGTACTTCTTACAATACTGGAACTTTCACAAGTAGTACCACAAATGTCATTTGGGATTATACAAATTCTGCAGGTGCTCAAACTATTGATGGCAAATCAATTACACTTTCAGGAAGTTCAGCTAGTCTTGAAGCCACTATTCCAAATGGAATATCTGATTTTAAAATAGACTTCAGAAAAGCATTTAGTACAGATACTGGATTGAAACTATTTATAAACGACATACTTGTTGCTACAAGTGAAAAATCGACTGGTGATATTGTTGTATTCGAAGTAAACAACCTTGATACTGAGGGGACTTTTACTATAAAATTAATTGGTGACGTAAAACAAACTGTTATCGATAATTTATCCTGGGTTTCTTATGGTCCTGTAACAGGATTTTCTCCTGTAATAAATAACACTTCTGATGATACAATTACTGAAGGCGATACATATGATCCTTTGGTTAATGTGACTGCATCTGATGTAGAAGATGGTGACTTAACTTCTGAAATCACTTATATTGCAAAAGATAATCTAGATAATGTTATTCCACAACCTATAGATTTCTCTTCACTGTTATTTGGAGATTACACAATTACTTACAGTGTAGTTGATTCAGATTCAAATACTACTGAAGTTATAATTAATTTGACTATCCTTGAACCAGTGCATTACACTGTTGATTTTATAGAAAATGGTGGAAGCGCAGTTGCTGATCAAAGTATAGTAAATGGTTCATTAGCTACTGAACCTGCAGATCCTACTAAAACTGACTTTTATTTTAGTGGTTGGTTCACCGATGACACTACTTTTTTAGTCCCATACAGTTTTGAAACTATAGTCTCAGAAGATACTACTTTATATGCGAGATGGACACCTAATGGTTATTCTTATGACTTGTTTATCTCTGAATATATTGAAGGTAGTGGCACTACACGTGCACTTGAAATATATAATAATACCGGTTCAACAATTAATTTAGCAAATTATTCAATTAGACAATATAATAATGGTAGTTCAACAATTTCATATGAATTGTCTTTACCTGATTTTGATTTGTTACACGGTCAAACATATGTTATTTACCACACTTCTTCTGTTGAAGCCATAACAACTGCTGCTCAAACTGCGGATGGCTATTTAGGAACATCAGTTAGTGCTATAAATTTTAATGGAGATGATGCAATCGCATTAGCAAAAAGCGGAACAAATGTAGATGTGATTGGTAAGATTGGTGTTGATCCAGGCAGTTCATGGACAGCATCTTTAGTATCTACAGCAAACATGACCTTAGTTAGAAAAGCAACTATACTAAATGGAGATTCTGATGGTAGCAATGATTTTGATCCAAGTATAGAATGGATTGCTTATGCAACAGATACAGCAGATTATTTAGGTTCTCACACTGTGGGGGAGTAA